From the Pectobacterium carotovorum genome, one window contains:
- a CDS encoding cytosine permease has product MSQGKAVPEKEQQERQIYDYEYEKVPVEARKSWYVIALIWLAIGIDISGLFLGSFLSSGLPFSQAVIATLIGSALLGVLAALCANVGYGCGLSTTLLSISVFGRLGGKVIGVFSAVSLVGWFAFQLDFFGVMLQKALLHYQLEPGRFFILLFGMVLMASTAIWGVRALGKLSALSVPLMLILIISGIYLAANGHASPAEVVIKKPISLGSAISYVVSIWIVAASIMSPDIARYSRTRKDAILGSGLGFLLGNSATILVALILTHMVGSDDLVEIFFTIGLGVSAIVILIFAQWTTNSSNLISASLGLSVVVRAISRPILVVLMAFAGLFLAYNGMINNFTQFLSLLGVLISPIAGVYLAEYYFFDSSRLKQDASQPPLLNICASIAWLCGSLVSLLTATDFFDLFTITSVSTLDGIIISLVMYIAMRKIFPQLAESAHSFSKS; this is encoded by the coding sequence ATGTCTCAAGGGAAAGCTGTGCCTGAAAAAGAACAACAGGAGCGGCAGATCTATGATTACGAATACGAAAAGGTTCCTGTAGAAGCCAGAAAAAGCTGGTATGTCATTGCCTTGATATGGCTGGCTATCGGGATCGATATTTCTGGTCTATTTCTCGGGTCTTTTCTAAGTAGTGGATTACCTTTTTCTCAAGCTGTTATCGCCACGCTTATTGGATCAGCGTTACTGGGTGTTCTTGCTGCATTATGTGCGAACGTTGGTTATGGCTGTGGGCTATCAACAACGCTACTGAGTATTTCTGTTTTTGGGCGGCTAGGTGGGAAAGTGATCGGCGTGTTTTCCGCTGTTTCACTGGTTGGATGGTTTGCCTTTCAACTCGATTTCTTTGGTGTGATGCTGCAAAAAGCACTGTTACATTATCAGCTCGAACCTGGGCGCTTTTTTATCCTGCTTTTCGGTATGGTCCTAATGGCCTCGACAGCCATTTGGGGCGTTCGTGCGTTAGGGAAACTAAGCGCATTAAGCGTCCCGTTAATGCTTATACTCATCATCTCCGGAATATATCTCGCGGCTAATGGCCATGCTTCTCCTGCTGAGGTTGTCATTAAAAAACCGATAAGTTTAGGGAGTGCTATTTCTTACGTCGTTTCTATCTGGATAGTCGCAGCAAGTATCATGTCGCCTGATATCGCACGCTATTCCAGAACACGTAAAGATGCCATATTAGGCTCAGGCTTGGGATTTTTACTGGGAAATAGCGCAACGATTCTTGTTGCACTCATATTGACCCATATGGTTGGTAGTGACGATTTGGTTGAAATATTTTTTACCATCGGTCTCGGTGTTTCAGCGATTGTGATTTTAATTTTTGCTCAATGGACGACGAATAGTTCTAATTTAATCTCAGCTTCATTAGGCCTCTCTGTTGTTGTCAGAGCAATATCCCGGCCAATACTCGTTGTATTGATGGCATTTGCTGGTCTGTTTTTGGCTTATAACGGCATGATTAATAACTTCACCCAGTTTTTGTCGTTACTCGGCGTCCTAATCTCCCCTATTGCAGGGGTTTACCTTGCTGAATATTACTTTTTTGACTCTTCGCGTTTAAAGCAGGACGCATCGCAACCGCCATTACTGAATATTTGTGCCTCTATCGCATGGTTATGCGGCAGTCTTGTAAGCTTATTAACAGCTACAGATTTCTTTGATTTGTTTACGATCACATCCGTTTCTACATTGGATGGCATAATAATCAGCTTGGTGATGTATATCGCTATGCGGAAAATATTCCCGCAGTTGGCAGAGTCTGCCCATTCATTCTCTAAATCCTAG
- a CDS encoding MFS transporter: MSAYSRPVLLLLCGLLLLTVCIAVLNTLVPLWLSYQSLPVWQVGLVGSSYFGGNLVGTLVAGKLIKLYGFNRSYYFAALLFGIAIAGLGISTDIGSWLFWRFLAGIGCALIWVVVESALLCSGTPTQRGQLLAAYMIAYYLGSVIGQLLLGVLPTALLNVLPWMVALVILAVLPLLFTRLPTPPEQQEKSVSMWKMLTYRSARLGVHGCIISGAILGSLYGLMPLYLSHQGMNDAQVGYWMALLISSGIIGQWPIGRMADRYGRLLVLRVLVFVVIIGCIAMLSISHYAMAPSLFLLGCAGFTLYPVAMSWACEKVRPDELVAMNQALLLSYTLGSLCGPSVAAVLMQSYSDRLLFVLIAAVAMIYLMMLLRKADHHPTPLAAA; this comes from the coding sequence ATGTCTGCTTATTCCCGCCCAGTGCTGCTATTGCTCTGCGGACTCTTGCTGCTGACAGTTTGTATCGCGGTATTAAATACTTTGGTACCACTTTGGCTGAGTTATCAATCTCTTCCCGTCTGGCAGGTTGGCCTCGTTGGCTCATCCTATTTCGGCGGCAATCTGGTTGGAACGCTAGTCGCCGGTAAATTAATCAAACTTTATGGGTTTAACCGCAGCTATTATTTCGCCGCTTTATTATTTGGCATCGCGATTGCTGGTCTCGGTATTTCTACGGATATTGGCAGTTGGCTATTCTGGCGCTTTCTTGCTGGGATCGGCTGTGCATTAATCTGGGTCGTGGTTGAAAGCGCCTTGTTGTGTAGCGGAACGCCGACGCAACGAGGGCAACTGCTGGCTGCGTATATGATTGCCTATTACCTCGGTAGCGTGATTGGACAGCTCCTGCTTGGCGTATTGCCGACAGCATTGCTGAACGTGCTGCCGTGGATGGTCGCACTGGTTATTTTGGCAGTATTGCCACTGTTGTTTACTCGTCTTCCTACGCCGCCAGAACAGCAAGAAAAGTCTGTTAGTATGTGGAAAATGCTGACGTATCGCAGTGCGCGCTTAGGCGTACATGGCTGTATTATTTCCGGCGCAATTTTAGGATCGCTGTATGGCCTGATGCCACTGTATCTCTCTCATCAGGGAATGAATGATGCGCAGGTTGGATACTGGATGGCACTGCTGATCAGCTCTGGGATTATCGGTCAATGGCCTATTGGACGTATGGCCGATCGATATGGGCGGCTGTTGGTTCTGCGGGTGTTAGTCTTTGTTGTCATTATTGGCTGTATTGCCATGCTAAGCATCAGTCACTATGCCATGGCACCGTCGCTGTTCCTGCTGGGATGCGCAGGGTTTACGCTGTATCCCGTTGCCATGTCGTGGGCATGTGAAAAAGTACGCCCTGATGAGCTGGTAGCGATGAATCAGGCCTTGCTCCTCAGCTACACGCTTGGCAGTCTTTGCGGGCCAAGCGTTGCTGCGGTATTGATGCAGAGTTACTCCGATCGCTTGCTGTTTGTACTGATTGCCGCTGTTGCCATGATCTACCTGATGATGTTGCTCAGAAAAGCCGATCATCATCCAACGCCGTTAGCTGCTGCTTGA
- the serS gene encoding serine--tRNA ligase, producing the protein MLDPNLLRNELDAVAEKLLARRGFKLDVETLRKQEERRKVLQVETENLQAERNSRSKEIGAAKARGEDIEPLRREVNTLGEKLDAAKAELDQLQNEIRDLALTIPNLPDDSVPLGKDDTENQEVTRWGEPRKYDFPVRDHVELGEMAAGLDFAAAVKLTGARFVVMKGQIARLHRALAQFMLDLHTQQHGYQEAYVPYLVNHATLYGTGQLPKFGEDLFHTRPLSEEAENSNYALIPTAEVPLTNLVRDEILDEESLPLKMTAHTPCFRSEAGSYGRDTRGLIRMHQFDKVELVQIVRPEDSMQALEELTTHAETVLQLLKLPYRKVLLCTGDMGFGSTKTYDLEVWLPAQDTYREISSCSNMWDFQARRMQARCRSKSDKKTRLVHTLNGSGLAVGRTLVAVLENYQQADGRIEIPEVLRPYMGGLEFIG; encoded by the coding sequence ATGCTCGATCCCAATTTACTGCGTAATGAGCTAGACGCAGTCGCCGAAAAGTTACTGGCTCGCAGAGGCTTTAAGCTGGATGTTGAGACCCTGCGTAAGCAGGAAGAACGTCGTAAAGTATTGCAGGTAGAAACCGAAAACCTGCAGGCAGAGCGTAACTCCCGATCGAAAGAGATTGGTGCAGCGAAAGCACGCGGTGAAGATATCGAGCCTTTGCGTCGTGAAGTCAACACATTAGGCGAAAAACTGGATGCCGCGAAAGCCGAGCTGGATCAGTTGCAGAATGAAATTCGCGATCTGGCGCTAACGATCCCAAACCTGCCAGACGACTCTGTACCGCTTGGTAAGGATGATACAGAGAACCAGGAAGTGACTCGCTGGGGTGAGCCGCGCAAGTATGATTTCCCGGTGCGCGATCATGTTGAACTCGGCGAGATGGCTGCCGGACTGGATTTTGCCGCTGCGGTGAAATTAACGGGTGCGCGTTTTGTCGTGATGAAAGGGCAAATTGCCCGTCTGCATCGTGCGCTTGCCCAGTTCATGCTGGATTTGCATACGCAACAGCATGGCTATCAGGAAGCCTATGTGCCTTATCTGGTTAACCACGCCACGCTATACGGTACCGGTCAGTTGCCTAAATTTGGCGAAGATCTGTTCCATACCCGACCGTTGAGCGAAGAAGCGGAAAACAGCAACTATGCGCTGATTCCGACGGCTGAAGTTCCGTTGACCAATCTGGTGCGTGACGAGATTCTTGATGAAGAATCCTTGCCGTTGAAGATGACCGCTCACACGCCTTGCTTCCGTTCTGAAGCGGGTTCTTACGGTCGCGATACGCGTGGGTTGATTCGTATGCACCAGTTTGACAAGGTTGAACTGGTACAAATCGTCCGTCCTGAAGATTCGATGCAGGCGCTGGAAGAATTGACGACCCACGCCGAAACGGTACTGCAATTGCTGAAATTACCGTATCGTAAAGTCTTGCTGTGCACAGGCGACATGGGCTTTGGCTCCACCAAAACTTACGATCTGGAAGTCTGGCTGCCGGCGCAGGATACGTACCGTGAAATCTCCTCTTGCTCAAACATGTGGGATTTCCAGGCGCGTCGTATGCAGGCTCGCTGCCGCAGCAAGTCCGACAAGAAGACCCGCCTGGTTCACACGTTGAACGGTTCTGGTCTGGCAGTTGGTCGTACACTGGTGGCTGTTCTGGAAAACTACCAGCAGGCTGATGGCCGTATTGAAATTCCTGAAGTGCTGCGTCCGTATATGGGCGGGCTGGAATTTATTGGTTAA
- a CDS encoding replication-associated recombination protein A produces the protein MSNLSLDFSHNEFQPLAARMRPETLAQYIGQQHLLGAGKPLPRAIEAGQLHSMILWGPPGTGKTTLAELIGHYGQADVERISAVTSGIKEIREAIERALQNRNAGRRTILFVDEVHRFNKSQQDAFLPHIEDGTITFIGATTENPSFELNSALLSRARVYLLKALTVEDIEQVLQQAMSDSERGYGGQNIVLPADTARMLAELVNGDARRALNSLEMMADMAEIDAQGMRVLTPALLNEIAGERSARFDNKGDRYYDLISALHKSVRGSAPDAALYWYARIITAGGDPLYVARRLLAIASEDVGNADPRAMQVAISAWDCFTRVGPAEGERAIAQAIVYLACAPKSNAVYSAFKAAMQDAREKPDYDVPEHLRNAPTRLMKEMGLGAEYRYAHNEPNAYAAGEIYFPQEMADTHYYTPTSRGLEGKIGEKLAWLAAQDQNSPTKRYR, from the coding sequence GTGAGCAACCTGTCCCTTGATTTTTCCCACAACGAATTCCAGCCCCTGGCCGCGCGTATGCGGCCAGAGACCTTGGCGCAGTATATTGGTCAACAGCACCTGTTAGGCGCCGGTAAGCCTTTGCCACGGGCAATCGAGGCAGGGCAGTTGCACTCCATGATTCTCTGGGGACCGCCAGGAACGGGAAAAACCACGCTGGCAGAATTGATTGGGCATTACGGGCAGGCTGATGTAGAACGCATTTCTGCCGTGACGTCCGGTATTAAAGAAATTCGTGAAGCGATTGAACGTGCCCTACAAAACCGCAATGCGGGGCGTCGTACCATTTTGTTTGTCGATGAAGTCCATCGTTTCAACAAAAGCCAGCAGGATGCGTTTTTGCCACATATCGAAGATGGAACGATCACCTTCATTGGGGCAACAACGGAAAATCCCTCTTTTGAGCTTAATTCCGCGTTGTTATCTCGTGCCCGTGTCTATTTGCTGAAAGCGCTGACGGTAGAAGATATCGAACAGGTATTGCAGCAGGCGATGAGTGACAGCGAGCGGGGATACGGCGGACAGAATATTGTTCTGCCTGCCGACACCGCACGGATGCTGGCTGAATTGGTCAATGGTGATGCCAGACGTGCGCTGAATAGTCTGGAAATGATGGCGGATATGGCGGAAATTGATGCGCAGGGCATGCGTGTCTTGACGCCGGCGCTCCTCAATGAAATTGCTGGCGAGCGCAGTGCCCGCTTTGATAACAAAGGTGACCGCTATTACGACTTGATTTCGGCGCTGCATAAATCGGTAAGAGGCTCTGCGCCGGATGCGGCGCTTTATTGGTACGCCAGGATAATCACCGCCGGTGGCGATCCGCTGTATGTTGCCCGACGATTGCTGGCGATTGCGTCGGAAGACGTCGGCAATGCCGACCCGCGTGCGATGCAGGTGGCGATCTCCGCCTGGGATTGCTTCACTCGCGTTGGCCCGGCGGAAGGAGAACGCGCCATCGCTCAGGCGATAGTTTATCTGGCCTGCGCGCCCAAAAGTAATGCCGTATATAGCGCGTTCAAAGCGGCGATGCAGGATGCGCGTGAGAAGCCAGACTATGATGTTCCTGAGCACTTGCGCAACGCACCGACCCGCTTGATGAAAGAAATGGGGCTCGGGGCAGAGTATCGGTACGCACACAATGAACCCAATGCCTATGCCGCTGGCGAGATCTACTTTCCACAGGAAATGGCGGATACGCACTATTACACGCCGACTTCGCGCGGCCTTGAGGGCAAAATTGGTGAAAAGCTCGCCTGGCTTGCCGCTCAGGATCAAAATAGCCCGACAAAACGCTACCGTTGA
- a CDS encoding LysR family transcriptional regulator: MRLDKLEIRWLKLFCKIVEKQGITNAQAATGLSQPVLSHYLSRLEDTLGLVLCERGRGGFALTTEGEVVYQEAKSVISTLDDFANRLARIKHQLIGKVKLGCLDNIATHPNNVVSQAITELYAQSPEVNVELEIMEYLPLMERLKNGHLDIVLSALPDDIPSDIFYEPVFVEHSYFYSLAENAEIIEREWLNGELNPRRLLIGGHAFNEISKQLGPVSKQGFHQTAWHLEGSLLLLLAGTHIGFLPDHYAAAWVEKGKLAAVAPDRLKLTSIFYLVRNAKQRLSPVAEALWNNMVEAGQSSLASLDAASSSSS; encoded by the coding sequence ATGCGCTTAGATAAACTGGAGATCCGCTGGTTAAAACTTTTTTGTAAAATTGTTGAAAAACAAGGGATTACCAATGCTCAGGCCGCGACAGGCTTAAGCCAACCTGTACTGAGCCACTACCTGTCTCGCCTTGAGGATACGCTCGGGTTAGTCCTGTGCGAACGTGGTCGCGGCGGTTTTGCCTTAACAACCGAAGGCGAGGTTGTCTATCAGGAAGCAAAATCGGTCATTTCTACCCTTGATGATTTTGCTAACAGACTCGCCCGTATCAAGCATCAACTTATCGGTAAAGTCAAATTAGGTTGTCTGGATAATATTGCGACCCACCCCAATAATGTTGTATCTCAGGCGATAACTGAGCTTTATGCCCAGAGCCCTGAAGTCAATGTCGAACTTGAAATTATGGAATACCTTCCGCTTATGGAGCGATTAAAGAATGGACACCTCGATATCGTTCTAAGCGCCCTACCTGATGATATCCCCTCAGACATTTTTTATGAGCCTGTATTCGTTGAACACAGTTACTTTTATTCACTAGCAGAAAATGCTGAAATTATAGAACGCGAATGGCTCAATGGTGAATTAAATCCTCGTAGACTGCTCATCGGTGGACATGCTTTCAACGAAATATCTAAACAACTAGGTCCTGTATCAAAGCAAGGTTTCCACCAAACAGCCTGGCATCTTGAGGGAAGCCTATTACTCCTGCTTGCAGGTACCCATATTGGATTTCTTCCCGACCATTATGCTGCCGCTTGGGTGGAAAAAGGAAAACTTGCGGCAGTTGCTCCAGATCGTCTAAAGCTAACCAGCATATTTTATCTGGTACGAAACGCAAAACAGCGCCTTAGTCCGGTGGCTGAAGCGCTGTGGAATAACATGGTCGAAGCGGGACAAAGCTCGCTGGCCAGCCTTGATGCCGCTAGCTCAAGCAGCAGCTAA
- a CDS encoding DNA translocase FtsK 4TM domain-containing protein codes for MSQEYTEDKDVTLKKLSGTRRLLEAILIVVALFAVYLSVALLSFSPSDPSWSQTAWHEPIHNLGGVAGAWLADTLFFIFGVLAYAIPPIMLSLCWAAFRQRDNHQSIDYFTFSLRLIGTLALILTSCGLAALNIDDLYYFASGGVLGSLLSSSMIPRFNSMGATLILLCVWGAGLTLFTGWSWLTIAEKIGAGVLGCLTFMSNRSRRDEDYREENDREEDERDVLNLRHDEASDEAVTQQRDDDDVLFSAPSVADAANDIVAENKMEASSSSAESASATTAENFSAETSAAGSTFPELAASDSRLPDASSAIVPPVAPSPIDTASSLNPPLYSFEIPETPAAMPEIATSPERHSSAYAPYGNSYGESAVPPIVTAPVVQPFAEAPQPARDADFNANNTFMPAFSADGDDNPQIKRGVGPELPRPNPVRIPTRRELASYGIKLPSQRLAEEQARLQAQNESAETELTNDIYQEETPDDIARQEAALQQEYLNQQRQRYGDEYPLQEEDEDALLQAQLARDFAAQQQSRYDANALQRDEGMPAPAASPVVSEPVQPAPVVAHNDFSFSPFSAENNREPEPPTFSEPPYTQPSYRAESDLPPMHAGEDDDDADDRNPLTFGQPAQPTSAPVEAEKQETVATPTHHPAMDGLIHPFLMRNEQPLQKPTTPLPTLDLLTPPPASEAPVDNFALEQTARLIEARLADFRVKADVVDHSPGPVITRFELDLAPGVKAARISNLSRDLARSLSVVAVRIVEVIPGKPYVGLELPNAHRQTVYLREVLDCDKFRDNPSPLSIVLGKDIAGDPVVADLAKMPHLLVAGTTGSGKSVGVNAMIISMLYKATPEDVRFIMIDPKMLELSVYEGIPHLLTEVVTDMKDAANALRWCVGEMERRYKLMSALGVRNLAGYNERVMTANAMGRPIPDPFWKPGDSMDMTPPVLEKLPYIVVMVDEFADLMMAVGKKVEELIARLAQKARAAGIHLVLATQRPSVDVITGLIKANIPTRIAFTVSSKIDSRTILDQGGAESLLGMGDMLYMAPNSSIPVRVHGAFVRDEEVHAVVQDWKARGRPQYIDNIVSGGDDAEGGSLGLDGDEELDPLFDQAVEFVVDKRRASISGVQRQFRIGYNRAARIVEQMEAQGIVSSPGHNGNREVLAPPSME; via the coding sequence TTGAGCCAGGAATATACAGAAGATAAAGACGTTACCCTGAAAAAACTCAGTGGAACACGTCGCTTGCTTGAAGCGATTTTAATCGTTGTGGCACTTTTTGCAGTTTATCTCAGTGTCGCACTACTCAGTTTCAGCCCCTCCGATCCCAGTTGGTCACAGACTGCATGGCACGAGCCGATTCACAACCTTGGTGGTGTAGCAGGCGCATGGCTGGCGGATACGCTGTTCTTTATTTTTGGTGTGCTGGCCTATGCCATTCCGCCGATTATGTTATCCCTGTGCTGGGCTGCTTTCCGCCAGCGTGATAACCACCAGTCTATCGACTACTTTACCTTTTCACTTCGCCTGATTGGGACATTGGCGCTGATCCTGACCTCGTGTGGTCTGGCTGCGTTGAATATTGACGATCTCTACTATTTTGCTTCCGGTGGTGTCTTGGGAAGCCTGTTGAGCAGCTCAATGATCCCGCGTTTCAACAGCATGGGCGCGACGCTGATTCTGCTGTGCGTGTGGGGCGCTGGGTTAACACTGTTTACCGGTTGGTCATGGTTAACGATCGCTGAAAAAATTGGTGCCGGTGTTTTGGGCTGTCTGACATTTATGTCAAACCGCTCACGTCGCGATGAAGACTACCGCGAAGAAAACGACCGTGAAGAAGATGAACGCGATGTGCTTAACCTGCGCCACGATGAAGCGTCGGATGAGGCGGTAACGCAACAGCGCGATGACGATGATGTGCTGTTTTCTGCGCCTTCTGTGGCTGATGCTGCAAACGACATTGTGGCAGAGAATAAGATGGAAGCGTCATCATCTTCCGCCGAAAGCGCGTCGGCCACTACAGCAGAGAACTTCTCAGCAGAAACGTCAGCAGCAGGGTCAACATTCCCTGAACTGGCTGCGTCTGATTCGCGGTTGCCTGACGCATCGTCTGCTATTGTGCCACCTGTTGCCCCATCTCCGATTGATACGGCATCGTCGCTAAACCCGCCGCTGTATTCGTTTGAAATCCCTGAAACGCCTGCTGCGATGCCAGAGATTGCGACGTCGCCTGAACGCCATAGCAGCGCGTATGCACCTTACGGGAATAGCTACGGAGAGAGTGCTGTACCGCCAATCGTAACGGCACCGGTGGTTCAGCCCTTTGCTGAAGCGCCACAGCCTGCACGTGATGCGGATTTCAACGCGAACAATACCTTTATGCCGGCGTTCAGCGCCGATGGGGATGACAACCCGCAGATTAAACGCGGCGTCGGGCCGGAACTGCCGCGCCCTAATCCGGTGCGCATTCCTACTCGTCGCGAATTGGCGTCATATGGAATCAAACTGCCATCGCAGCGGTTGGCCGAAGAGCAGGCAAGGTTACAGGCGCAGAATGAGAGTGCGGAAACGGAATTGACGAACGATATCTATCAGGAAGAAACACCGGATGATATTGCCCGTCAGGAAGCCGCTTTGCAGCAGGAATACCTGAATCAGCAGCGTCAGCGTTACGGTGATGAATATCCGTTACAGGAAGAAGATGAAGACGCGCTTTTGCAAGCGCAGCTCGCGAGAGATTTCGCTGCACAGCAGCAGTCTCGTTATGATGCTAATGCGTTGCAGCGCGATGAGGGCATGCCAGCTCCGGCAGCATCGCCAGTGGTCAGTGAGCCAGTTCAGCCAGCTCCTGTGGTAGCGCATAACGACTTTTCATTCTCGCCGTTTAGCGCGGAGAATAATCGTGAGCCTGAGCCGCCTACGTTTAGTGAACCTCCGTATACGCAACCGTCTTATCGTGCCGAATCCGATCTTCCACCGATGCATGCTGGTGAGGATGACGACGACGCTGATGATCGCAATCCGTTGACGTTTGGTCAGCCAGCGCAACCAACGTCAGCGCCTGTTGAGGCCGAGAAACAGGAAACTGTAGCAACACCAACGCATCATCCTGCAATGGATGGTCTGATTCATCCGTTCCTGATGCGTAATGAACAACCGCTACAGAAGCCGACTACGCCGCTGCCAACGCTGGATTTGTTGACGCCGCCGCCAGCCAGCGAAGCGCCTGTTGATAATTTCGCGTTGGAACAGACGGCGCGATTAATTGAAGCGCGTCTGGCTGATTTCCGGGTAAAAGCAGATGTGGTCGATCATTCGCCAGGGCCGGTGATCACACGGTTTGAATTGGATCTGGCACCGGGTGTTAAAGCGGCACGTATCTCGAATCTGTCGCGCGATTTGGCGCGTTCTCTGTCAGTTGTCGCGGTGCGTATTGTTGAGGTGATTCCGGGCAAACCGTATGTCGGTTTGGAACTGCCGAATGCGCATCGTCAAACGGTTTATCTGCGCGAAGTGTTGGACTGCGACAAATTCCGCGATAACCCATCGCCGCTGTCGATTGTGCTGGGTAAAGATATTGCAGGCGATCCTGTCGTTGCCGATCTGGCGAAAATGCCACACCTGCTGGTCGCCGGTACGACGGGCTCGGGTAAATCGGTCGGCGTCAACGCTATGATCATCAGTATGTTGTATAAAGCCACGCCGGAAGACGTACGCTTTATCATGATCGACCCGAAAATGCTGGAGCTCTCGGTGTACGAAGGTATTCCGCATTTGTTGACGGAAGTCGTGACCGACATGAAGGATGCGGCAAATGCGTTGCGCTGGTGCGTCGGTGAAATGGAACGTCGCTATAAGCTGATGTCGGCGCTTGGCGTGCGTAATCTGGCGGGATACAACGAACGGGTGATGACGGCAAATGCAATGGGACGCCCAATCCCCGATCCGTTCTGGAAGCCGGGTGACAGTATGGACATGACGCCGCCAGTGCTGGAAAAACTGCCGTATATTGTGGTGATGGTCGATGAATTTGCTGACCTGATGATGGCGGTGGGTAAGAAAGTTGAAGAGTTGATTGCCCGATTGGCGCAAAAAGCGCGTGCTGCGGGTATTCACCTGGTACTGGCAACGCAGCGTCCTTCCGTTGATGTTATCACCGGATTGATCAAAGCGAATATTCCGACGCGTATCGCGTTTACGGTGTCCAGCAAAATCGACTCACGGACTATCCTCGATCAAGGCGGTGCAGAATCGCTATTGGGGATGGGGGATATGCTGTATATGGCTCCTAACTCCTCGATACCTGTCCGCGTTCATGGCGCTTTTGTCCGCGACGAGGAAGTGCACGCTGTCGTTCAGGACTGGAAAGCGCGTGGCCGTCCTCAATATATCGATAATATTGTCAGCGGTGGCGATGATGCTGAAGGCGGAAGTCTCGGTCTTGATGGCGATGAAGAACTCGATCCGCTGTTCGATCAGGCGGTAGAATTTGTGGTCGATAAGCGTCGTGCATCCATTTCCGGTGTACAGCGCCAGTTCCGAATCGGTTATAACCGCGCCGCGCGAATCGTTGAGCAAATGGAAGCACAGGGCATCGTCAGCTCCCCTGGGCACAATGGCAACCGCGAGGTATTGGCTCCGCCATCCATGGAATAA
- the lrp gene encoding leucine-responsive transcriptional regulator Lrp, with protein sequence MVDTKKRPGKDLDRIDRNILNELQKDGRISNVELSKRVGLSPTPCLERVRRLERQGFINGYTALLNPHYLDASLLVFVEITLNRGAPDVFEQFNAAVQKLEEIQECHLVSGDFDYLLKTRVPDMSAYRKLLGETLLRLPGVNDTRTYVVMEEVKQSNRLVIKTR encoded by the coding sequence ATGGTAGACACTAAAAAACGGCCAGGAAAAGATCTCGATCGTATTGATCGTAACATCCTGAACGAATTGCAAAAAGATGGGCGTATTTCCAATGTCGAGTTGTCCAAACGTGTTGGGCTGTCGCCAACACCTTGTCTGGAACGTGTGCGTCGTCTGGAAAGACAGGGGTTCATTAACGGCTACACAGCACTGCTAAACCCGCATTATCTGGATGCGTCACTGCTGGTTTTTGTTGAAATAACGCTAAACCGCGGCGCGCCTGATGTGTTTGAACAGTTTAATGCTGCGGTGCAGAAGCTGGAAGAAATTCAGGAATGTCATCTGGTTTCTGGTGATTTTGACTACCTGTTGAAAACGCGCGTGCCGGATATGTCTGCTTACCGTAAGCTCCTGGGTGAAACGCTGCTGCGTTTGCCGGGCGTAAACGACACCCGTACTTACGTGGTGATGGAAGAAGTGAAGCAAAGCAACCGTCTGGTTATTAAGACGCGATAA
- the lolA gene encoding outer membrane lipoprotein chaperone LolA gives MKKWLAISCLVAGMTSTAVYADAAKDLQGRLNKVNSFHANFSQKVTSADGAAVQEGEGELWLKRPNLFNWKTTSPDESTLISDGKTLWFYNPFVEQVTATWLKDATGNTPFILITRNDASDWNKYNVRQKGDDFELTPKSASGNLKQFAINVTTNGTIKQFTATEQDGQRSTYVLKNQQNAAVDAAQFTFTPPKGVTLDDQRQ, from the coding sequence ATGAAAAAGTGGTTAGCTATCAGTTGCCTGGTTGCAGGTATGACCTCAACCGCTGTCTATGCGGACGCGGCAAAAGATTTGCAGGGTCGCCTCAATAAAGTAAACAGTTTCCATGCAAATTTTAGCCAGAAAGTCACCAGCGCCGATGGCGCAGCCGTGCAGGAAGGGGAAGGTGAACTGTGGTTGAAGCGTCCTAACTTATTTAACTGGAAAACCACATCACCTGATGAAAGTACCCTGATTTCTGACGGAAAAACGCTCTGGTTCTACAATCCGTTTGTGGAGCAAGTCACGGCAACCTGGCTGAAGGATGCAACAGGAAATACGCCGTTCATTCTGATTACGCGTAACGATGCCAGCGACTGGAATAAATACAATGTGCGTCAGAAAGGCGATGACTTCGAGCTTACGCCGAAATCCGCGAGTGGCAATCTGAAACAGTTCGCGATTAATGTGACGACAAACGGCACAATCAAGCAGTTTACCGCGACGGAACAGGATGGGCAGCGGAGCACTTATGTGCTGAAGAACCAGCAAAATGCCGCTGTTGATGCCGCGCAATTTACGTTCACACCGCCGAAAGGCGTCACGCTGGATGACCAGCGTCAGTGA